The region TGCTTATAAAAATGCGGAATCGTTTCAATTCCTTTTAGGTAATTCCAGATTCCGAAATGCTCGTTAGGAGAGTGGATGGCATCACTGTCCAGTCCAAATCCCATAAGGATAGACTTAGAATCCAGTTCTTTTTCAAATAATGCAACTATAGGAATCGAGCCACCACTGCGCTGTGGGATAGGCGTCTTGCCAAAGGTATCTTCATAAGCGGCACTTGCTGCTTTATAGCCCAGACTATCAATAGGCGTCACATAAGCCGTTCCACCATGATGTGGTGTTACTTTTACGGTTACGCTTGCTGGAGCGATGCTTTCAAAGTGTTTCTGAAACAATTCGGTGATTTCATGCCAGTTTTGGTCGGGAACCAGTCGCATGGATATTTTTGCATAGGCTTTACTGGCGATTACGGTTTTGGCGCCTTCGCCGGTGTAGCCGCCCCAAATCCCATTCACGTCTAAGGTAGGCCTAATGCTATTGCGTTCGTTAGTGGTATACCCTTTTTCACCATGTTCTTCAGCGATGTCTAGTGCTTTGTTGTAGGCTTTTTGAGAGAATGGCGCTTTGGCCATTTCGGCACGTTCTTCTTTACTGAGCTCTTCTACTTTATCATAGAACCCTGGAATGGTGATGTGATGGTTATCATCGTGGAGTTGGGCGATCATGTCGCACAATACATTGATAGGATTTGCTACGGCACCACCATAAAGTCCGGAGTGCAAGTCGCGATTAGGTCCGGTTACTTCAACTTCTACATAGCTCAAACCACGCAGTCCTGTGGTGATGCTAGGGACGTCTTTAGAGATCATGCCCGTATCAGAAATCAAGATCACGTCGTTAGCTAGTTTTTCTCTATTGCGTTCTAGAAACCATCCTAAAGACTCGCTTCCCACTTCTTCTTCCCCTTCAATCATGAACTTAACATTACATGGCAGCTCGTTATTTGCCGTCATGTATTCCATAGCTTTTACGTGCATATACATTTGTCCTTTGTCATCACAAGCACCACGAGCAAATATGGCTCCGTCTGGATGAAGGGCTGTTTTTTTAATCACCGGCTCAAAAGGTGGGCTGTCCCATAAATTTATAGGATCTGGTGGTTGTACATCGTAATGACCATAAACCAATACTGTAGGCAGGTTTTTATCTATTATTTTTTCACCGTAAACAATAGGGTAGCCTGGTGTTTCACATATTTCTACGTGGTCACAGCCGGCTTTTTTTAGGGATTCTTTAATCACTTCACTGGCTCTAATCACATCGTTTTTATGGGCAGGATCTGCGCTAACAGATGGGATCTTAAGTAAGTCTATGAGTTCATTTATGAATCGATCTTTGTGCTGATCAACATAAGGTTTGGTATTCATTGTAATTGTATTTGAGGTAAAGATAAGAAAGGAGTAATTTTTATTTGATAAAGAATTTGTAATATGTGAAAAGTATGTATATTTGCCGTCCCAAATAGGGGTTATCAGTAAGCGGATGTGATGGAACTGGTAGACATGCTAGACTTAGGATCTAGTGCTTCACGGCGTGCAGGTTCGATTCCTGTCATCCGCACATATTCTTAAAAGCTCTTCAGAAATGAAGGGCTTTTTTTATATTTGGTTATGATATATAAAGTTTATGCAATTTCTAGTCTTA is a window of Nonlabens sp. MB-3u-79 DNA encoding:
- a CDS encoding dipeptidase, with amino-acid sequence MNTKPYVDQHKDRFINELIDLLKIPSVSADPAHKNDVIRASEVIKESLKKAGCDHVEICETPGYPIVYGEKIIDKNLPTVLVYGHYDVQPPDPINLWDSPPFEPVIKKTALHPDGAIFARGACDDKGQMYMHVKAMEYMTANNELPCNVKFMIEGEEEVGSESLGWFLERNREKLANDVILISDTGMISKDVPSITTGLRGLSYVEVEVTGPNRDLHSGLYGGAVANPINVLCDMIAQLHDDNHHITIPGFYDKVEELSKEERAEMAKAPFSQKAYNKALDIAEEHGEKGYTTNERNSIRPTLDVNGIWGGYTGEGAKTVIASKAYAKISMRLVPDQNWHEITELFQKHFESIAPASVTVKVTPHHGGTAYVTPIDSLGYKAASAAYEDTFGKTPIPQRSGGSIPIVALFEKELDSKSILMGFGLDSDAIHSPNEHFGIWNYLKGIETIPHFYKHFTEMSK